From the genome of Nicotiana sylvestris chromosome 2, ASM39365v2, whole genome shotgun sequence, one region includes:
- the LOC104231643 gene encoding F-box/kelch-repeat protein At1g16250-like, with amino-acid sequence MGSLSFPSPSRAAPQSPENSTSRYSIFASFSSTIVTNDVTVTNWIACYDPSNNTWSYVTSIPDFPENHVLKDFAMVSISSSIYIIGGRLCRKEKTQNAQYENDEFFDSDINVLSSVLRYDITSNQWSKCAQLNVPRYSFAYVVKDNKIYVAGGQSTLGSARGTSLSEVYHPLVDEWTQLPNMNRSRCKCVGVTWQGKIHVVGGFVQGGGFSQYVDRCSAELYDTSRGQWDLVAGMWQLDVPANQIVEVNGRLFSSGDCLNAWKGHIEVYDGKLNIWYMVEGSQKNIFPFEENGQPIHRLYLTMVPLGTRLYFFAGYRTVDNPSMTTSVVYAFDTSATGGEWKSFEPIQEEGERELCSHCCVVQLS; translated from the coding sequence ATGGGTTCTCTTTCCTTCCCTTCCCCATCTCGAGCAGCACCACAATCGCCAGAAAATTCCACATCAAGGTACTCTATTTTTGCCTCATTTTCTTCAACTATCGTAACAAATGATGTCACTGTTACAAACTGGATAGCATGTTATGATCCTTCTAACAACACTTGGAGTTATGTTACTTCGATTCCCGATTTTCCCGAAAACCATGTGCTCAAGGACTTCGCTATGGTTTCAATTTCAAGCTCAATTTACATTATAGGTGGTCGACTTTGTCGAAAAGAAAAAACTCAAAATGCTCAATATGAAAACGATGAGTTTTTCGATAGTGATATTAACGTACTATCATCGGTGTTACGTTATGACATTACTTCTAATCAATGGTCAAAATGTGCACAACTCAATGTACCACGTTACAGTTTTGCATATGTTGTTAAAGACAATAAGATTTATGTAGCTGGAGGACAATCAACATTAGGTAGTGCTAGGGGTACTTCATTATCTGAAGTTTATCATCCCTTAGTTGATGAATGGACTCAATTGCCAAATATGAATAGATCAAGATGCAAATGTGTAGGTGTGACGTGGCAAGGGAAAATCCACGTGGTTGGTGGATTTGTCCAAGGTGGAGGTTTTTCGCAATACGTGGATCGTTGTTCGGCTGAGCTGTATGACACGTCAAGGGGACAGTGGGACCTTGTGGCAGGGATGTGGCAATTGGATGTGCCAGCTAATCAAATAGTTGAGGTAAATGGTAGGTTATTTAGCTCTGGGGATTGCCTTAATGCATGGAAAGGTCATATTGAGGTTTATGATGGGAAACTTAATATATGGTATATGGTTGAAGGTTCACAAAAGAATATTTTTCCCTTTGAAGAAAATGGACAACCAATTCATCGACTATACTTAACAATGGTCCCACTTGGGACACGTTTGTATTTCTTCGCTGGTTATCGGACGGTCGATAATCCATCAATGACTACATCAGTGGTTTATGCATTTGACACGTCAGCAACAGGAGGTGAATGGAAGAGCTTTGAGCCAATACAAGAGGAAGGAGAAAGAGAGCTATGTAGTCATTGTTGTGTTGTCCAACTCTCTTAG